A genome region from Mycolicibacterium litorale includes the following:
- a CDS encoding PPE domain-containing protein — translation MSGDEVRVEPGDLRARANTLDEEITDESTRPTPPCGLPFVTASAAGIMAGSDTLRSHLVSGNREAERLAAVLNEAADVYQQIDNRAAQALEYPDSPRSVEPVPVNPTLPPSVPAVEFPATVPSMAGGDIDAGFMDVKAAAQIIHSGDSGPMRTYGEQAKRFAQTLRDHAEDFHLDGVNWDGTAAESAGNAVRAHKEWLGKLAESYEFLGTEAIDMADAHDTAAAAHPTVAEVEEVEQRVADAARTGDKAAAAAAIADYFTLQQKSEEVRTTYSADVAGKSLPKVPDPPPGAAPVSPISSNGDPRKAKQQPGEGEPGGPGSGEGAGGGGGGQPGGQPGGQPAASGMRAEPVGAQGGPQPAAASAGGGAPSGGGAPAGGGGAPSGGGAPAGGGMPGGLPGGMPGGLPGGGPEGLPPLEDPALKPASSGGGGGGAGGGSGGGGGGGVPPSPLQPAVGAETVAPGPAGAGRGGAAAAAGPAGAMGAMGGMGGMPMGGHGAGRGQGGGERKRTPGLAPDEDLYTEDRPWTEGVIGHRPAKPPKEGKDSK, via the coding sequence ATGTCGGGGGATGAAGTCCGGGTCGAACCCGGTGATCTGCGTGCTCGAGCGAACACTCTCGACGAGGAGATCACCGACGAGTCGACCCGCCCCACCCCGCCGTGCGGGCTCCCGTTCGTGACGGCGTCCGCCGCCGGCATCATGGCGGGCTCGGACACGCTGCGCAGCCACCTCGTCTCCGGCAACCGCGAAGCCGAGCGCCTGGCCGCGGTGCTCAACGAGGCGGCCGATGTCTACCAGCAGATCGACAACCGGGCCGCCCAGGCGCTGGAGTATCCCGACAGCCCCCGCTCGGTGGAGCCGGTACCGGTCAACCCGACGCTGCCGCCGTCGGTTCCGGCGGTCGAGTTCCCCGCGACGGTCCCGTCCATGGCCGGCGGTGACATCGACGCCGGCTTCATGGACGTGAAGGCCGCAGCGCAGATCATCCACTCCGGGGACTCCGGTCCCATGCGGACCTACGGCGAGCAGGCCAAGCGTTTCGCCCAGACGCTGCGCGACCACGCCGAGGACTTCCACCTCGACGGCGTCAACTGGGACGGCACCGCCGCCGAGAGCGCGGGCAACGCGGTCCGCGCGCACAAGGAGTGGCTGGGCAAGCTGGCCGAGAGTTATGAGTTCCTGGGCACGGAGGCCATCGACATGGCCGACGCGCACGACACGGCGGCGGCCGCGCATCCGACGGTCGCCGAGGTCGAGGAGGTCGAGCAGCGGGTCGCCGACGCCGCCAGGACCGGTGACAAGGCGGCCGCGGCGGCCGCCATCGCCGACTACTTCACGCTGCAGCAGAAGTCCGAAGAGGTCCGCACCACCTACAGCGCGGACGTCGCGGGCAAGAGCCTGCCCAAGGTGCCTGATCCACCGCCGGGAGCCGCGCCGGTGTCACCGATCAGCAGCAACGGTGACCCCAGGAAAGCCAAGCAGCAGCCCGGTGAGGGTGAGCCGGGCGGACCGGGCTCGGGTGAGGGCGCCGGCGGAGGCGGCGGCGGTCAACCCGGCGGCCAGCCGGGCGGCCAGCCCGCTGCGTCGGGGATGCGCGCGGAACCCGTTGGGGCGCAAGGGGGCCCGCAGCCCGCGGCGGCGTCGGCCGGCGGCGGTGCTCCGTCGGGAGGCGGCGCACCCGCCGGTGGCGGTGGCGCGCCGTCCGGAGGCGGTGCCCCCGCCGGCGGCGGTATGCCCGGCGGATTGCCCGGCGGGATGCCGGGAGGCCTGCCCGGCGGCGGCCCCGAGGGTCTGCCGCCGCTGGAGGACCCGGCGCTCAAGCCCGCCTCGAGCGGGGGCGGCGGCGGAGGCGCGGGCGGCGGATCCGGCGGCGGTGGCGGCGGCGGTGTCCCGCCCTCGCCCCTGCAACCCGCGGTGGGCGCCGAGACCGTCGCGCCCGGCCCTGCCGGCGCGGGTCGTGGCGGCGCCGCCGCGGCGGCGGGTCCCGCCGGCGCGATGGGTGCGATGGGCGGGATGGGCGGTATGCCGATGGGCGGGCACGGCGCCGGACGCGGCCAAGGCGGCGGCGAGCGCAAGCGCACTCCCGGGCTGGCGCCCGACGAAGACCTCTACACCGAGGACCGGCCGTGGACCGAGGGCGTCATCGGTCACCGGCCTGCCAAGCCGCCGAAGGAAGGCAAGGACTCCAAGTGA
- a CDS encoding YbaB/EbfC family nucleoid-associated protein — protein MHPQVAAVLAQAQQLQSIMDEQLHKMSSQTFTGSDETETVEVTLDGHQHLTGIHIEEGLLRQGAHVVEHRLNEALQNATEAASAAIEADRERIDAQVAELTESWER, from the coding sequence ATGCACCCCCAGGTGGCGGCGGTGCTCGCACAGGCGCAACAGCTGCAGTCGATCATGGACGAGCAGCTGCACAAGATGAGCAGCCAGACGTTCACCGGATCCGACGAGACCGAGACGGTCGAGGTCACCCTCGACGGGCACCAGCACCTGACCGGGATCCACATCGAGGAGGGGCTGCTTCGTCAGGGGGCGCACGTCGTCGAGCACCGGCTCAACGAGGCATTGCAGAACGCCACCGAGGCGGCGTCGGCGGCGATCGAAGCGGACCGGGAGCGGATCGACGCACAGGTGGCGGAGCTGACCGAGTCGTGGGAACGCTGA
- a CDS encoding type VII secretion target: MSGDVLQVNPAVLDSAGTAFQQAGAGVADLQADAPLADAAGAVPALQTAAACRQAQADISAMTAAVAGAARDYGRNLHEAATRYEAGDRAGRDAIAKVDLPG, encoded by the coding sequence GTGAGTGGCGACGTGTTGCAGGTGAATCCAGCGGTGCTCGACAGTGCCGGGACGGCATTTCAGCAGGCAGGGGCAGGGGTCGCCGACTTGCAGGCCGACGCGCCACTTGCCGACGCGGCCGGGGCGGTTCCCGCGCTGCAGACCGCCGCGGCCTGCCGTCAGGCCCAGGCCGACATCAGTGCGATGACGGCTGCGGTCGCCGGCGCCGCCCGCGACTACGGCCGGAATCTGCACGAGGCGGCCACCCGCTACGAGGCGGGGGACCGGGCCGGGCGGGACGCGATCGCGAAGGTCGACCTACCGGGCTGA
- the eccD gene encoding type VII secretion integral membrane protein EccD translates to MTTTAAASSTSSVTPGRPSTTRVTILTGRRMTDLVLPAAAPIETYIDETVAVLAEILEDTPKDVLAGFDFTAQGVWAFARPGAPPLKADESLDDAGVVDGSLLTLVSVSRTERYRPLVEDVIDAIAVLDESPEFDRGALYRFVGVSIPVVALAITGMAMVSWDRTGQSLWWALALALLGLGLLGGSLMAQSRYANVDMAESLLIASVPALAGAAALAVPLPNGVGSLGAPQIAGAGAVLLLLTLATRGGPRKRAEFAAFLAVAATALTAAAVAFGYGWNHWVPAGAVAFGLIVLTNAAKLTVAVARIALPPIPAPGETVANDELLDPVTSREGVDEESPTWQAIIASVPESAARLQERSVLAKKLLIGFLTAGALILAVGAIAVVVPGHFFVHSLIVAGLVAAICGFRSRLYAERWCAWALLAVTVIVPTGVMVRLCQWYPDDAWLVLAIYTALGAVALVIIGATDGVRRVSPVTKRILELVDGASIAAVIPLLLWIAGVYDLLRNLRF, encoded by the coding sequence TTGACCACCACCGCCGCAGCCTCCTCCACCTCGAGCGTCACACCCGGGCGGCCGTCGACCACCCGGGTGACGATCCTGACCGGCCGGCGCATGACGGACCTCGTACTGCCTGCGGCGGCGCCCATCGAGACCTACATCGACGAAACCGTCGCGGTGCTCGCCGAGATCCTCGAGGACACTCCGAAGGACGTCCTGGCGGGATTCGACTTCACCGCGCAGGGGGTGTGGGCGTTCGCGCGTCCCGGCGCACCGCCGCTGAAGGCCGACGAATCCCTCGACGACGCCGGGGTGGTCGACGGGTCGCTGCTCACCTTGGTGTCGGTCAGCCGGACCGAACGCTACCGGCCGCTGGTCGAGGACGTCATCGACGCGATCGCGGTGCTCGACGAGTCGCCGGAGTTCGACCGCGGAGCGCTCTACCGCTTCGTCGGTGTATCGATTCCCGTTGTCGCGCTGGCGATCACGGGGATGGCGATGGTCTCGTGGGATCGCACGGGCCAGAGCCTGTGGTGGGCGCTGGCGTTGGCGCTGCTGGGGCTCGGCCTGCTCGGCGGCAGCCTCATGGCGCAGAGCCGGTACGCCAACGTGGACATGGCGGAGAGCCTGCTGATCGCCTCGGTGCCCGCGCTGGCCGGCGCCGCGGCGCTGGCGGTGCCGTTGCCCAACGGTGTCGGATCGCTGGGCGCCCCGCAGATCGCCGGTGCCGGTGCGGTTCTGCTGCTGTTGACGTTGGCCACCAGGGGCGGCCCGCGCAAACGGGCCGAGTTCGCCGCGTTCCTGGCGGTGGCCGCGACGGCGCTGACCGCGGCCGCGGTGGCGTTCGGGTACGGCTGGAACCACTGGGTGCCCGCGGGTGCGGTCGCGTTCGGCCTCATCGTGCTGACCAACGCGGCGAAGCTGACCGTGGCCGTGGCGCGAATCGCGCTGCCGCCCATCCCCGCACCCGGTGAGACCGTCGCCAACGACGAACTGCTCGACCCGGTCACCTCGCGCGAAGGTGTCGACGAGGAGTCGCCGACGTGGCAGGCCATCATCGCCTCGGTGCCCGAATCGGCTGCGCGGCTGCAGGAGCGCAGCGTGCTGGCCAAGAAGCTGCTGATCGGTTTCCTGACCGCGGGCGCGCTGATCCTCGCGGTCGGGGCGATCGCGGTGGTGGTGCCGGGGCACTTCTTCGTCCACAGCCTGATCGTGGCGGGACTGGTCGCCGCGATCTGCGGGTTCCGGTCCCGGCTGTACGCCGAACGCTGGTGTGCGTGGGCGCTGTTGGCGGTAACGGTCATCGTCCCGACCGGCGTGATGGTCAGGCTGTGCCAGTGGTACCCCGACGACGCGTGGCTGGTGCTGGCGATCTACACCGCGCTCGGCGCGGTCGCACTGGTGATCATCGGCGCCACCGACGGGGTGCGCCGGGTGTCCCCGGTGACCAAACGGATCCTCGAACTGGTCGACGGCGCGTCGATCGCCGCGGTGATTCCGCTGCTGCTGTGGATCGCCGGCGTGTACGACTTACTGCGCAATCTGCGCTTCTAG
- a CDS encoding MinD/ParA family ATP-binding protein: MSADYDRLFHSPDAAQTPDEATVHVDRDALMQGNTAAPAPTGGANRTESAAPPPLPITPPRTQAAPAPPPRHAEITTQMPPTTQAPPSQAAPPQTAAPQRPPNGMMRTPQTNLPGGARFEAPRQATTAAPRPAPAPPPSAHFTDVPPAETAWQPGQPPAQPAPTSAAAMGNHRAIDALSHVGVKSAVKMPSQRGWRHVLYLLTRINLGLSPDELYEMDLHARIRRNARDSYQIGVLGLKGGVGKTAVTVALGSTLAKVRGDRILAIDADPDAGNLADRAGRQSAATIADLLSDKELARYNDIRAYTSMNGANLEVLSSEEYSQARREFNDDDWKGATEVVSRYYNLVLADCGAGLFQPASRAVLSTVSGLVIVASASIDGARQAAVTMDWMRQNGYQDLLGRSCVVINHVVPGKPNIDVADLVQQFERHVAPGRVIVLPWDKHIAAGTEIQLDLLDKTFQRRITELAAALSDDFDRLERR; the protein is encoded by the coding sequence ATGTCGGCCGACTATGACCGGCTCTTCCACTCCCCAGACGCCGCTCAGACGCCCGACGAGGCGACCGTGCATGTCGACCGTGACGCCCTGATGCAGGGCAACACCGCGGCGCCGGCGCCGACCGGGGGTGCCAACCGCACCGAATCCGCGGCGCCGCCCCCGTTGCCGATCACGCCGCCGCGCACCCAGGCCGCACCGGCCCCGCCTCCGCGGCACGCCGAGATCACCACCCAGATGCCGCCCACCACGCAGGCACCGCCGTCGCAGGCCGCGCCGCCGCAGACCGCGGCCCCGCAGCGGCCACCGAACGGCATGATGCGCACCCCACAGACCAATCTGCCCGGCGGCGCCCGCTTCGAGGCGCCGCGGCAGGCGACCACGGCGGCGCCCCGCCCGGCGCCCGCGCCGCCACCGTCCGCGCACTTCACCGACGTGCCGCCCGCGGAGACGGCCTGGCAGCCCGGGCAGCCCCCGGCGCAGCCCGCGCCGACGTCCGCGGCGGCGATGGGCAACCACCGCGCCATCGACGCCCTGTCGCACGTCGGGGTGAAGTCCGCGGTGAAGATGCCGTCGCAGCGCGGGTGGCGTCACGTGCTGTATCTGCTCACCCGGATCAACCTGGGCCTGTCGCCGGACGAGCTCTACGAGATGGATCTGCATGCGCGGATCCGCCGCAACGCGCGCGACTCTTACCAGATCGGCGTGCTCGGCCTGAAGGGCGGCGTGGGCAAGACCGCGGTCACCGTGGCGCTGGGCTCGACGCTGGCCAAGGTGCGCGGTGACCGGATCCTCGCGATCGACGCCGACCCCGACGCGGGCAACCTCGCCGACCGGGCCGGGCGCCAGTCCGCGGCGACGATCGCCGATCTGTTGTCGGACAAGGAACTGGCCCGCTACAACGACATTCGCGCGTACACGAGCATGAACGGCGCCAACCTGGAGGTGCTGTCCTCCGAGGAGTACAGCCAGGCTCGCCGCGAGTTCAACGACGACGACTGGAAGGGCGCGACGGAAGTGGTGTCGCGCTACTACAACCTGGTGCTCGCCGACTGCGGCGCCGGGTTGTTCCAGCCGGCGTCGCGGGCGGTGCTCTCCACGGTCTCCGGTCTGGTGATCGTCGCCAGCGCCTCCATCGACGGGGCCCGGCAAGCCGCGGTGACGATGGACTGGATGCGCCAGAACGGCTACCAGGACCTGCTGGGCCGCTCGTGCGTGGTGATCAACCATGTCGTTCCGGGCAAACCCAACATCGACGTCGCCGATCTTGTTCAGCAATTCGAGCGACACGTCGCCCCCGGTCGTGTCATCGTGCTGCCGTGGGACAAGCACATCGCGGCAGGCACCGAGATCCAGCTCGACCTGCTGGACAAGACCTTCCAGCGACGCATCACCGAGCTGGCGGCCGCCTTGTCTGACGACTTCGACAGGCTCGAACGCCGTTGA
- a CDS encoding WXG100 family type VII secretion target: MSEQVWNFAGIEGGAGEINGAVSTTQGLLDEGKASLGALAAVWGGSGSEAYQAVQARWDNTSAELNAALQNLAQTISEAGSTMAQTEAGVTGMFA; encoded by the coding sequence ATGTCGGAACAGGTATGGAACTTCGCGGGCATCGAAGGCGGCGCAGGCGAGATCAACGGCGCGGTCAGCACCACCCAGGGGCTGCTCGACGAGGGCAAGGCTTCGCTCGGCGCGCTGGCGGCGGTGTGGGGCGGTTCGGGTTCGGAGGCCTACCAGGCCGTCCAGGCCCGCTGGGACAACACCTCGGCCGAGCTCAACGCGGCTCTGCAGAACCTCGCGCAGACCATCAGCGAGGCCGGCTCCACCATGGCTCAGACCGAAGCCGGCGTCACCGGAATGTTCGCCTGA
- a CDS encoding WXG100 family type VII secretion target, translated as MAMNTDIAVLAKEASNFERISGELQGVMRSVDATANSLLPQWRGQAGEAAQAALLRYQEAAQAQIQTLTEISSNIHTSGTQYGSTDEDQAGTLASSMNL; from the coding sequence ATGGCAATGAATACCGATATTGCTGTCCTCGCCAAGGAGGCCAGTAACTTCGAGCGGATCTCGGGCGAACTGCAGGGCGTGATGCGGTCGGTGGACGCCACCGCCAACAGCCTGCTCCCGCAGTGGCGTGGTCAGGCCGGCGAAGCGGCGCAGGCCGCGCTGCTGCGCTACCAGGAGGCCGCTCAGGCGCAGATCCAGACCCTGACCGAGATCTCCTCCAACATCCACACGTCGGGCACGCAGTACGGCTCGACCGACGAGGATCAGGCCGGCACGCTCGCGTCGTCCATGAACCTCTGA
- a CDS encoding PPE family protein — protein MALTGIPLPPTWTALPPEVNTGRLMAGAGPAPMLQAAAGWEALAVLLETQADELAASLANLSSMWTGSASETAVSATMPMVVWLRTTSAQAMKRALQAANQASSYTLAMATTPPIPEIEQNHITHAVLEATNFLGVNTVPIGVNEFDYFVRMWNQAAAAMDVYQAETQMNLLFEPIPPMTPIVIPGVGETTGAAAAAQAAARAPMGALRNGIIAAASASAKMESVGLNAGRAMSQGNMAAQRAEGAVKKGENAAQQAGQQPQEQMLQQGVQMGVQMAGQVGSMVAQAPQQFGQMVQTPMQMLTQPLQQVSSIFGQMGGGLGGDKAQIGLIGATPFSNHPLAGGSGASSGAGLVRAASLPGAGGSSARTPLMANLIGDKVEAAPVAVGAGAAAGAAVGGLAPVGAGAGGGMGPMGMAGQQGKSGGSKPGLTAPAPLAHDLGEDEGDDW, from the coding sequence ATGGCACTGACGGGCATACCCCTCCCCCCGACCTGGACGGCGCTGCCGCCCGAGGTCAACACCGGGCGGTTGATGGCTGGAGCCGGCCCCGCTCCGATGCTCCAGGCCGCCGCCGGGTGGGAGGCGCTCGCCGTGCTGCTGGAGACCCAGGCCGACGAGTTGGCCGCCAGCCTGGCGAATCTGTCCTCGATGTGGACCGGATCCGCCAGCGAGACCGCCGTCTCGGCGACCATGCCGATGGTGGTGTGGTTGCGGACCACCTCGGCGCAGGCCATGAAGCGGGCGCTGCAGGCGGCAAACCAGGCGAGCTCGTACACCCTTGCAATGGCAACTACTCCGCCGATCCCGGAGATCGAACAGAACCACATCACGCACGCCGTGCTCGAGGCGACGAACTTCCTCGGGGTCAACACCGTGCCGATCGGGGTGAACGAGTTCGACTACTTCGTCCGGATGTGGAACCAGGCCGCCGCGGCGATGGACGTGTACCAGGCCGAGACGCAGATGAACCTGCTGTTCGAACCGATCCCGCCGATGACGCCGATCGTCATCCCCGGGGTCGGGGAGACCACCGGCGCGGCGGCGGCCGCGCAGGCGGCGGCGCGCGCGCCGATGGGCGCGTTGCGCAACGGGATCATCGCCGCGGCCAGCGCCAGCGCCAAGATGGAGTCGGTCGGCCTCAACGCCGGCCGGGCGATGTCGCAGGGGAACATGGCCGCTCAGCGCGCCGAGGGCGCGGTGAAGAAGGGGGAGAACGCCGCTCAGCAGGCCGGGCAGCAGCCGCAGGAGCAGATGCTGCAGCAGGGCGTGCAGATGGGTGTCCAGATGGCCGGGCAGGTGGGCTCGATGGTCGCCCAGGCGCCACAGCAGTTCGGGCAGATGGTGCAGACCCCGATGCAGATGCTGACACAGCCGCTGCAGCAGGTGTCGTCGATCTTCGGCCAGATGGGTGGCGGGCTCGGCGGCGACAAGGCGCAGATCGGCCTGATCGGTGCCACGCCGTTCTCCAACCATCCGCTGGCGGGCGGGTCAGGGGCGAGTTCGGGCGCCGGTCTGGTGCGGGCGGCGTCGCTGCCCGGTGCCGGCGGCAGCTCGGCGCGAACTCCGTTGATGGCCAACCTGATCGGCGACAAGGTGGAGGCCGCGCCGGTCGCGGTCGGCGCGGGGGCGGCGGCCGGGGCCGCGGTCGGGGGTCTGGCACCGGTCGGTGCCGGTGCCGGCGGCGGCATGGGCCCGATGGGGATGGCCGGACAGCAGGGCAAGAGCGGCGGTTCCAAACCGGGGCTGACCGCACCGGCACCACTCGCCCACGACCTGGGTGAGGACGAAGGCGACGACTGGTAG
- a CDS encoding PE domain-containing protein produces the protein MQPLEHNPGAAGIGGQVVANGARGLAGGTAATAAVTALVPAGADEVSAMAAATFAAEGAETLALNTFAQEELSRAGAAFMEISGIYAAVDAANASTF, from the coding sequence ATGCAACCTCTCGAACACAATCCGGGCGCAGCGGGCATCGGGGGCCAGGTCGTCGCAAATGGCGCGCGGGGCCTGGCCGGTGGGACGGCCGCCACCGCGGCCGTGACGGCGCTGGTGCCGGCGGGTGCCGACGAGGTGTCGGCGATGGCGGCCGCCACGTTCGCGGCCGAGGGTGCGGAGACCCTGGCGCTGAACACCTTCGCGCAGGAGGAACTCTCCCGCGCCGGTGCGGCGTTCATGGAGATCTCCGGCATCTACGCCGCCGTCGACGCCGCCAACGCAAGCACCTTCTGA
- the eccCb gene encoding type VII secretion protein EccCb, whose translation MTTAEQKVLREVVLDQLTTGETRAYRMWLPPLTDPTPVNELVERDHQRRPLRFGLGVMDEPRRHRQEVWGVDVSAAGGNIAIGGAPQTGKSTFLQTLMMSAAATHSPRDVQFYCVDLGGGGLMYLEDLPHVGGVATRAEPDRVNRVVAEVKAVQRQRERTFKELRVGSIAGYRQMREDPNNPAAADPFGDVFLVIDGWPAFVAEFPDLEPVVQDLAGQGLAFGVHVIISTPRWTELKSRVRDYLGTKIEFRLGDVNETQIDRITREIPANRPGRAISMEKHHLMMGVPRLDGAHSAANLVPAISAAVAQIAAQHTERAPQVRVLPERVYLHELDPAPPGPDSDYRTRWRIPLGVRESDLSVAYNQMQMTPHLLIFGAPKSGKTTIAHAVAQAICQRNSPQQVRFMLADYRSALLDAVPQSHLLDAGAVNRNHASLEAAIKALATNLQKRLPPPDLTTAQLRSRSWWSGPDVVLLVDDWHMIVAASGMVPPMAPLAPLLPAAADIGLHIIVTCQMSQAHRATMDKFVGAAYGAGTPTLFLSGEKTEFPSSEIKLRKRPPGQALLVSPDGKEVVQAAYVDPPEEEVFAPPPQGG comes from the coding sequence ATGACCACTGCCGAACAGAAGGTGCTGCGCGAGGTCGTCCTCGACCAGCTGACGACGGGCGAGACGCGCGCCTACCGGATGTGGTTGCCGCCGTTGACCGATCCGACGCCGGTCAACGAACTCGTCGAGCGCGACCACCAGCGCCGGCCGCTGCGGTTCGGGCTGGGCGTCATGGACGAACCCCGCAGGCACCGTCAGGAGGTCTGGGGTGTCGACGTGTCGGCCGCCGGCGGCAACATCGCGATCGGCGGTGCCCCGCAGACCGGCAAGTCGACGTTCCTGCAGACGCTGATGATGTCGGCCGCGGCCACCCATTCGCCGCGTGACGTCCAGTTCTACTGTGTCGACCTCGGCGGCGGCGGCCTGATGTACCTCGAGGACCTGCCGCACGTCGGCGGTGTCGCCACCCGCGCCGAACCCGACCGTGTCAACCGGGTGGTCGCCGAGGTGAAAGCCGTTCAGCGCCAGCGTGAGCGGACCTTCAAGGAACTGCGGGTCGGTTCGATCGCGGGTTACCGGCAGATGCGTGAGGATCCGAACAACCCGGCCGCCGCCGATCCGTTCGGCGACGTGTTCCTGGTCATCGACGGGTGGCCGGCGTTCGTCGCGGAGTTCCCCGATCTCGAACCGGTCGTGCAGGATCTGGCCGGACAGGGTCTGGCGTTCGGCGTGCACGTCATCATCTCCACGCCGCGCTGGACGGAACTGAAGTCCCGGGTCCGCGACTACCTCGGCACCAAGATCGAGTTCCGGCTCGGCGACGTCAACGAGACGCAGATCGACCGCATCACCCGCGAGATCCCGGCGAACCGGCCGGGCCGGGCGATCTCGATGGAGAAGCACCACTTGATGATGGGGGTGCCCCGCCTCGACGGGGCGCACAGCGCCGCGAACCTCGTCCCGGCCATCTCGGCGGCCGTCGCGCAGATCGCGGCGCAGCACACCGAGCGGGCGCCGCAGGTGCGGGTGCTGCCCGAACGCGTCTACCTCCACGAGCTCGATCCGGCCCCGCCGGGACCGGACTCCGACTACCGGACGCGGTGGCGCATTCCGCTGGGCGTCCGCGAGTCCGACCTCAGCGTCGCCTACAACCAGATGCAGATGACGCCGCACCTGTTGATCTTCGGTGCGCCGAAGTCCGGCAAAACGACGATCGCCCATGCGGTGGCGCAGGCGATCTGCCAGCGCAACAGCCCTCAGCAAGTGCGGTTCATGCTGGCCGACTACCGGTCGGCGTTGCTGGACGCGGTGCCCCAGAGCCACCTGCTCGATGCCGGTGCGGTGAACCGCAACCACGCGTCGCTGGAGGCGGCAATCAAGGCGCTGGCAACCAACCTCCAGAAGCGGCTGCCGCCGCCCGACCTCACGACCGCCCAGCTGCGGTCGCGGTCGTGGTGGAGCGGGCCCGACGTGGTGCTCCTCGTCGACGACTGGCACATGATCGTGGCGGCCTCGGGCATGGTCCCGCCGATGGCTCCGCTGGCGCCGCTGCTGCCCGCGGCGGCCGATATCGGCCTGCACATCATCGTGACCTGCCAGATGAGCCAGGCGCATCGGGCCACGATGGACAAGTTCGTGGGCGCCGCCTATGGCGCGGGGACCCCCACGCTGTTCCTGTCCGGGGAGAAGACGGAGTTCCCGTCGAGCGAGATCAAGCTGCGTAAACGGCCACCTGGCCAGGCGCTTCTGGTGTCGCCGGACGGTAAGGAGGTCGTCCAGGCGGCCTACGTCGATCCCCCCGAGGAAGAAGTGTTCGCACCACCCCCGCAGGGCGGTTAG